The following proteins are encoded in a genomic region of Coffea eugenioides isolate CCC68of chromosome 6, Ceug_1.0, whole genome shotgun sequence:
- the LOC113774109 gene encoding uncharacterized protein LOC113774109: MHESGDQVTQQADGGSQLHEQCQNSPIQQSQLGTRHEPTEENPNQDSRGPHSNDTTFMSCNSDNAGTTNDSSEVHQKTRGPTFMKEIWGRPKDLPRIEIKLDDNRIPISEKTSFFEFLGSLDRNGMYCPIDVESWLKVPRKLKMDMLEVIKERFALPMGLEAWTLRSIGKKWRSWKADLKATYFDPAVPIAEARFQKDIRVREEQWIKLWAYWKSEEAKQLSERNKKARGEKKMNHTTGKKSFAHLRNHLAKQLGRPPTRVEMFNKFYTHVDGTPSSSIVAENLEKMNELKNQLPSDLHDPVGRNDIFAQVVGQDKHGHVRLFSDGVNPTDLWEDIPSRNTCYRINIQQQSTLVGNMVSLKSLFDPTKIVAKGYLRSLNPLDEVGGQALGPNRCKIQIQVAMSPREQLIRPWNQLKNDRDFVVMTEGSQHNGKFGSYFYFFQLLRDESLLVCAQESLSSSRT, translated from the exons ATGCATGAATCAGGTGACCAAGTTACTCAACAAGCTGATGGAGGTTCACAGTTGCATGAGCAGTGCCAGAATTCTCCAATTCAACAATCTCAACTTGGAACAAGGCATGAACCAACTGAAGAAAATCCAAATCAGGATTCTCGAGGTCCACATTCCAATGACACCACCTTCATGTCATGCAACTCTGATAATGCAG GTACTACAAACGATTCAAGTGAAGTACATCAGAAAACCCGAGGCCCTACATTTATGAAAGAAATTTGGGGTCGGCCTAAGGACCTTCCACGGATTGAGATTAAACTCGATGACAATAGGATCCCTATAAGTGAGAAAACTTCTTTCTTTGAATTCTTGGGCAGTTTGGATAGGAATGGTATGTATTGTCCAATAGATGTTGAAAGTTGGCTTAAGGTGCCAAGGAAACTTAAAATGGACATGTTAGAAGTGATAAAG GAAAGGTTTGCTTTGCCTATGGGACTGGAAGCTTGGACCTTAAGATCTATTGGCAAAAAATGGAGAAGCTGGAAGGCAGATTTAAAGGCTACATATTTTGATCCTGCCGTGCCAATTGCTGAAGCTCGGTTTCAAAAGGACATAAGGGTACGGGAAGAGCAATGGATCAAACTTTGGGCTTATTGGAAAAGTGAAGAAGCAAAG cAACTAAGTGAGAGGAACAAGAAAGCTAGaggggagaagaagatgaacCACACAACCGGAAAAAAGTCATTTGCTCATCTTCGGAACCACTTG GCCAAACAGTTGGGAAGACCTCCTACTAGAGTAGAAATGTTTAATAAGTTTTATACCCATGTCGATGGAACTCCATCAAGTAGTATAGTTGCTGAGAATTTG gaaaaaatgaatgaacTGAAAAATCAGCTTCCATCGGATTTGCACGATCCAGTTGGTCGCAATGACATATTTGCCCAGGTGGTTGGGCAAGACAAACATGGTCATGTTCGCTTGTTTAGTGACGGTGTGAATCCAACGGACTTATGGGAAGACATTCCTAGTCGTAACACATGTTACCGTATCAATATTCAACAACAGTCAACATTG GTAGGGAATATGGTTTCACTAAAAAGTTTGTTTGACCCAACAAAAATCGTGGCAAAGGGATATTTACGGAGTCTGAATCCATTGGATGAGGTCGGGGGACAAGCTCTTGGGCCAAACCGGTGTAAAATACAGATACAAGTTGCAATGAGTCCACGTGAGCAATTGATTAGACC GTGGAACCAGCTGAAGAATGATAGGGACTTCGTGGTTATGACTGAGGGCTCTCAACACAATGGAAAGTTTGGAAGTTACTTCTACTTCTTTCAACTTCTTAGGGATGAGAGTCTTTTAGTTTGTGCACAAGAAAGTCTTTCAAGTTCTCGTACATGA